The following proteins come from a genomic window of Asterias amurensis chromosome 15, ASM3211899v1:
- the LOC139947931 gene encoding TAR DNA-binding protein 43-like, with protein sequence MATYIQVVEELTDDEAIELPVEPDGTMLLSTLTAQFPCASGLKYRNPGTGSLRGLRVVEGRIQPPDCVWGDHLYIAVFPKDNKRKGEDNQETKNSAKTRRVEQLQGNTHNKTVDLIVLGLAWKTTQAGMREYFEQFGELLICELKLDRDGNSKGFGFVRYKDMESQNKVVSMRHTIDGRHCDVKFPDSKNYNNKMFIGRMTADMTKEDIYDYFSQFGDVTDVYIPKNFRGFGFITFLRPEVASRVLNEDHILKGTSLFISDAEPKNSRKAPVNSSENNQMGMFGSQNFGGGFGNQGQYHSRGSDYSQGARRGGRGGGNMGGGGGGGGGGGGNYRDYRDRDQGNMSSQGPTNTMSSGGMGGGMGGGMGGGIGGGMGTNPGGQGPGQMGNFPWNQAMLAALSQAGWGMMSNMLAQGMQQGMQQGNQQQQQQPQQQPQVGMSQSSGGPTNQVPNQQPMQQSQSGGGGGYGSSQQSLGWGGSGQTNSNDTQSAAYLMGDGKPGTW encoded by the exons ATGGCTACTTATATTCAAGTTGTGGAGGAATTGACGGACGACGAGGCGATCGAATTACCGGTTGAGCCAGACGGTACGATGTTGTTGAGCACACTGACTGCACAGTTCCCGTGTGCATCGGGGCTGAAATACCGTAACCCAGGCACGGGTAGCTTGAGGGGACTTCGTGTAGTGGAAGGCAGAATACAACCTCCAGATTGCGTATGGGGTGATCATCTCTACATCGCTGTTTTTCCTAAAG ACAACAAACGCAAAGGAGAAGACAACCAAGAAACCAAGAATTCAGCTAAAACACGGCGGGTTGAACAGCTTCAAGGCAACACACACAATAAGACAGTAGATCTAATAGTCTTAGGTTTAGCTTGGAAGACGACTCAAGCTGGCATGAGAGAATACTTTGAACAGTTTGGTGAACTCTTGATTTGTGAG CTGAAATTAGATCGAGATGGAAATTCTAAAGGCTTTGGTTTTGTGAGATATAAAGATATGGAATCTCAGAACAAAGTGGTATCAATGAGGCACACTATCGATGGGAGACACTGCGATGTCAAGTTCCCTGATTCTAAG aactacaacaacaaaatgttcatCGGACGGATGACTGCCGATATGACCAAGGAGGACATTTACGATTACTTCTCCCAGTTTGGTGACGTCACAGACGTCTACATTCCAAAGAACTTCAGAGGATTCGGTTTCATCACATTCTTGAGACCGGAGGTTGCATCCCGAGTATTGAATGAAGACCACATTCTTAAG GGAACGAGCCTCTTTATCAGCGATGCAGAACCTAAGAATTCCAGGAAGGCGCCGGTGAACAGTTCAGAGAATAACCAGATGGGAATGTTTGGAAGCCAGAATTTTGGAGGAG GATTTGGCAACCAAGGGCAGTATCATTCACGGGGCAGTGACTACAGCCAGGGGGCAAGGCGAGGTGGCCGTGGAGGGGGAAATATGGGAGGAGGAggtggaggaggaggaggaggaggggggaATTACAGGGACTACAGAGACAGGGATCAAGGGAACATGAGTAGCCAAGGACCTACCAACACCATGAGTAGTGGGGGTATGGGTGGGGGTATGGGCGGGGGTATGGGTGGGGGTATAGGGGGTGGAATGGGCACCAACCCAGGGGGGCAAGGGCCTGGTCAGATGGGGAACTTCCCCTGGAACCAGGCTATGTTGGCTGCTTTGAGTCAGGCTGGATGGGGGATGATGAGCAACATGCTTGCACAGGGTATGCAACAAGGCATGCAACAGGGAaaccaacaacagcagcagcaaccgCAGCAGCAGCCGCAGGTTGGAATGTCACAAAGCAGCGGCGGACCGACAAACCAAGTGCCGAATCAACAACCAATGCAGCAGAGTCAGTCAGGCGGAGGAGGGGGCTATGGCTCCAGCCAGCAATCTCTTGGATGGGGGGGCTCAGGACAGACTAACTCCAACGACACACAGAGTGCGGCTTACTTGATGGGTGACGGCAAGCCAGGGACATGGTAA